From Paraburkholderia sabiae, a single genomic window includes:
- a CDS encoding LysR family transcriptional regulator, translated as MIPTELPDLKLLQLFDLLYDARSVTRVAEQLGQSQPTISIWLGRLREFLQDPLFIRTPGGMAPTPQADALIGPCREILESLRRFAAWEIAFDPATAKRRFRICMTDASHITLLPRMLAHIRAQAPGIRLEAATIDGNTERALESGEADLAIGHVPWLGGGIYQQQLYTQDWVCLVNRHHPRVRARFGVKQYRAEGHVAIAAGTGAQLLEQALLREQIQRDVVLELPGFLGLGAIIQTTDLIATLPRHIGQTLAQVSDLAIHPCPVPVDGFAVRQHWHARYHHEAGNRWLRETMAQLFGSAR; from the coding sequence ATGATCCCGACCGAACTGCCTGACCTGAAGCTCTTGCAGCTTTTCGACCTGCTATACGACGCACGGAGCGTCACGCGCGTGGCCGAACAGCTCGGACAAAGTCAGCCGACGATCAGCATCTGGCTAGGGCGGCTGCGCGAATTCCTGCAGGATCCGCTGTTTATCCGCACGCCCGGCGGCATGGCGCCGACGCCTCAGGCCGACGCGCTGATCGGACCGTGCCGCGAAATTCTCGAATCGCTGCGCCGCTTCGCTGCGTGGGAGATCGCGTTTGATCCCGCTACCGCGAAGCGCAGGTTTCGCATCTGCATGACGGACGCAAGTCACATCACGCTGCTTCCGCGGATGCTCGCGCACATCCGAGCGCAGGCGCCCGGCATCCGCCTGGAGGCCGCGACGATAGATGGAAACACTGAACGTGCGCTGGAATCCGGCGAGGCCGATCTTGCTATCGGCCATGTGCCGTGGCTAGGCGGCGGCATCTACCAGCAGCAGTTGTACACACAGGACTGGGTGTGTCTGGTGAATCGACATCATCCGCGCGTGCGCGCGCGGTTCGGCGTGAAGCAGTACCGCGCGGAAGGACATGTCGCGATTGCGGCAGGCACAGGCGCTCAACTGCTGGAGCAGGCGCTCTTGCGCGAACAGATTCAGCGGGACGTCGTGCTGGAACTGCCGGGGTTTCTCGGTCTCGGTGCGATCATCCAGACGACCGACCTGATTGCCACGCTGCCGCGACACATCGGCCAGACGCTTGCACAGGTAAGCGATCTCGCGATTCATCCGTGCCCCGTTCCCGTGGACGGGTTTGCGGTGCGGCAACACTGGCATGCGAGGTATCACCACGAAGCAGGTAATCGCTGGTTGCGTGAGACGATGGCGCAGCTATTTGGCAGCGCACGCTGA
- a CDS encoding VOC family protein: MSSTKAYVEHVAIWVKDIHWHIRFFEEVLGMTMREVDGPRDEPRQYWTLGGLQFIHDPRFEGPEGRLAHLGVMCEDLEAALTAAQAFDVTEMPQGRNWLRLPDGLAVELIQAKPAACVAQALAINPRAEA, from the coding sequence ATGAGCAGCACCAAAGCCTATGTGGAGCACGTCGCAATCTGGGTGAAAGACATCCACTGGCACATTCGCTTCTTCGAGGAAGTCCTCGGCATGACCATGCGCGAGGTAGACGGCCCGCGTGACGAACCGCGCCAGTACTGGACGCTTGGCGGACTGCAGTTCATCCACGATCCGCGATTCGAAGGCCCCGAAGGACGGCTCGCGCATCTGGGTGTGATGTGCGAGGACCTCGAAGCCGCGCTCACCGCCGCACAAGCATTTGACGTCACTGAAATGCCGCAGGGACGCAACTGGTTGCGTCTGCCGGACGGCCTCGCCGTCGAACTGATTCAGGCGAAACCCGCCGCATGCGTTGCGCAGGCGCTGGCGATCAATCCACGCGCGGAGGCGTGA
- a CDS encoding CaiB/BaiF CoA transferase family protein: protein MQARPLEGIRVVDYSHFLAGPYVGRCLAALGAEVIKVERPGSGDAGRQHATVLDDQQSAYFLQLNMGKRGVSVNMKDPRGKDFMQRLCDSADVFIENYRPGALDKLGLGYDALSARNPRLVYCSISAYGHTGPDAHRAGFGLIAEAKSGIMQMIGEPGSPPPLMRISLGDMYTGIHAVAAINAALLGRVKSGRGQHIDMALYDTLVSMHEYAVQCYTMQGVLPEQTGHDMPTSTLYGVFRAADGDLVIAAQVDDAWKRFAALVEAHGGPEGFGSDMRFHTLNGRNANRVEILSIVKPWVAARPVAQVLDLLDGVDVPCAKVQRIDEVLADPQIVARGMVVEQQHPRFGTLRLPNLPFRFSDCDTTIREVGPDLGQHNAEVAKSLGFKPAEIDAMQTDGVLFSK, encoded by the coding sequence ATGCAAGCCCGTCCACTCGAAGGTATCCGCGTCGTCGACTACAGCCACTTTCTCGCCGGACCTTACGTCGGACGCTGTCTCGCGGCGCTCGGCGCCGAAGTCATCAAGGTCGAGCGTCCCGGCAGCGGCGACGCTGGCCGCCAGCACGCCACCGTCCTCGACGACCAGCAAAGCGCCTATTTTCTGCAGCTCAACATGGGCAAGCGCGGCGTGAGCGTCAACATGAAGGATCCGCGCGGCAAGGATTTCATGCAACGTCTGTGCGACTCGGCGGACGTGTTTATCGAAAACTACCGGCCGGGTGCGCTCGACAAACTCGGCCTCGGATACGACGCGCTCTCCGCGCGCAATCCGCGCCTCGTCTACTGCTCGATCTCGGCATATGGACACACCGGGCCCGATGCGCATCGCGCGGGCTTCGGCCTGATCGCCGAAGCGAAGAGCGGCATCATGCAGATGATCGGCGAACCCGGTTCGCCGCCGCCGCTGATGCGCATCTCGCTCGGCGACATGTACACGGGCATCCACGCGGTTGCCGCGATCAACGCCGCGCTGCTCGGCCGTGTGAAAAGCGGCCGGGGCCAGCACATCGACATGGCGCTCTATGACACGCTCGTGTCGATGCACGAATACGCCGTGCAGTGCTACACGATGCAAGGCGTTCTGCCCGAACAGACGGGACACGACATGCCGACGTCGACGCTCTATGGCGTGTTCCGTGCTGCCGACGGCGATCTCGTGATCGCAGCACAAGTGGACGATGCATGGAAGCGCTTCGCCGCGCTTGTCGAAGCGCACGGCGGCCCGGAAGGCTTCGGCTCCGACATGCGATTCCACACTCTCAACGGACGCAATGCCAATCGCGTGGAGATTCTTTCCATCGTGAAACCGTGGGTCGCCGCGCGGCCGGTCGCACAGGTGCTCGATCTGCTCGATGGCGTCGATGTGCCCTGCGCGAAGGTGCAACGCATCGACGAAGTGCTCGCCGACCCGCAGATCGTCGCACGCGGCATGGTGGTCGAACAGCAGCATCCGCGCTTCGGTACGTTGCGCCTGCCGAATCTGCCGTTTCGATTCTCCGACTGCGACACGACGATACGCGAAGTCGGACCGGACCTCGGTCAGCACAACGCGGAAGTGGCGAAGTCGCTGGGCTTCAAGCCTGCCGAGATCGACGCGATGCAGACCGATGGCGTT
- a CDS encoding ketopantoate reductase family protein gives MKIAILGAGALGCAIGSTLTEGGHETWLIDRSPAHVDAMRRNGLQVDDADGSRRVDVRAATQAAEVGAVDLVVVLVKSFHTDSAMRGALDLIGPDTLVLSLQNGLGHEDVLAEIVGRERVLAGKTYVGGVLRAPGHIQRGVSGKRTYIGELDGQLTRRVQAIADAFNSSGLVTRVSDNILGTMWDKLLINVATGALTGITHLTYGQLYEEPVLKATALAAVTEAMAAAKAAGVRLSMKDAEQAWTLASEGLSPAFKTSMLQSLEKGSVTEIDFINGAVVRWGERLGVPTPVNSTLVACIKGIERAMSDRQREGATA, from the coding sequence ATGAAGATCGCAATTCTGGGGGCCGGTGCGCTGGGCTGCGCTATCGGTTCGACACTGACCGAAGGCGGTCACGAGACATGGCTGATCGACCGGTCGCCGGCACACGTCGACGCGATGCGCCGCAACGGTCTGCAGGTCGACGATGCCGATGGTTCGCGACGCGTCGACGTCCGCGCGGCGACGCAGGCCGCAGAAGTCGGAGCAGTCGATCTCGTCGTCGTGCTGGTCAAGTCCTTTCACACGGATTCGGCCATGCGTGGCGCGCTGGATCTCATCGGACCCGACACGCTCGTGCTGTCGCTGCAAAACGGCCTCGGCCACGAAGACGTACTGGCTGAAATCGTGGGACGTGAACGCGTGCTGGCGGGCAAGACGTATGTCGGCGGCGTACTGCGCGCACCGGGCCATATCCAGCGCGGCGTAAGCGGCAAACGCACCTACATCGGCGAACTCGATGGTCAGCTCACACGGCGCGTGCAGGCGATCGCCGATGCGTTCAACTCGTCGGGCCTCGTGACCAGAGTCAGCGACAACATTCTCGGCACGATGTGGGACAAGTTGCTGATCAACGTCGCGACGGGCGCGCTGACGGGCATCACGCATCTCACGTACGGACAACTCTATGAAGAGCCCGTTCTTAAGGCGACCGCGCTGGCGGCCGTCACCGAAGCGATGGCCGCCGCAAAGGCAGCCGGTGTCAGATTGTCCATGAAGGATGCGGAGCAGGCCTGGACACTCGCATCCGAAGGACTCTCCCCTGCATTCAAGACCTCGATGCTGCAGAGCCTGGAGAAGGGCTCGGTCACGGAAATCGACTTCATCAACGGAGCCGTCGTGCGCTGGGGTGAGCGGCTCGGCGTGCCGACGCCTGTCAACTCGACGCTCGTTGCATGCATCAAGGGCATCGAACGTGCGATGTCGGATCGGCAACGAGAAGGAGCGACGGCATGA
- a CDS encoding MaoC family dehydratase produces MTIVEKYWDDAKEGDECLSPTYTVTKERILAYADLTGDHTPVHVDEAYANASHFGSIVAHGLFGLSIADGLKTQSEYRFLPGMSLGWTWDFLLPIKVNDVLHVKFRVGAMRASKSRPDWGIVVLPSELINQDGQVVQRGEHRLMVPRRPGAF; encoded by the coding sequence ATGACCATTGTCGAAAAGTACTGGGACGACGCCAAAGAAGGCGACGAGTGCCTGAGCCCGACCTACACGGTGACAAAGGAACGCATCCTCGCCTATGCCGATCTCACTGGCGACCACACGCCCGTGCACGTCGATGAAGCGTATGCCAACGCGAGCCACTTCGGTTCGATCGTCGCGCATGGCCTGTTCGGGTTGTCGATAGCGGACGGGCTCAAAACGCAGAGCGAGTACCGTTTCCTGCCGGGCATGTCGCTCGGCTGGACATGGGACTTCCTTCTGCCGATCAAGGTCAACGACGTGCTGCACGTGAAGTTCCGCGTGGGTGCGATGCGCGCAAGCAAGAGCCGTCCGGATTGGGGCATCGTCGTGTTGCCGTCTGAGTTGATCAATCAGGACGGCCAGGTCGTTCAGCGCGGCGAGCATCGTCTGATGGTGCCACGCCGTCCGGGAGCGTTCTGA